atcttctatATAATCTTCTTAGGAACTGTGTGATTATCATATACAAATCGTTTGAAGAATAATTTCTaccagatatttattttatttatgatgttaATGTACATATTATGATAATATactcttttgtattttttattaacatacaATACACATCCTGTACAACAATTACACAATAATATTCAATGTTTCAGTTTTTATAAATTCCTATCACtacatgaaatgttttctgaGCTGCTAATTAAGACCAATAGCACGGTGTATACACTCAGGACAGCTACCTGGAACCTTCAGCAGATCATAGGAATGACAGAACAGTTTGATCCAAAATGTTCTTTGAATGCTTTGCAATTGTCTTGTTGGGATTTTTACAGGACAACTTAGCCAAGTCCTGTAATCTAAAGCCAAGATGTGACTCAAGGTGAGAGATGTATGTTGAACGTGTTTGGATTTGGGTGGCACATTCACTGCAGAAGAAAACAGGGTGACCAGAGTCAACGTTTTTCAAAAACTTGGTCCTGCCTGTGCGCCTCAGCTGGTATTTCACATTAGCTAGCCAGTGGCTGATGGTTGTCATGGAAAGACCTGTGACATGTGAGATGACCATTCTTTCTTGAGGACTCAAGTCTGATATGATGTACTTCCCATCAGTTGTCTTTCTGAGGCAGGATGAGAACTGGGCTTGCAGAATTAACAAGTGTTGAGGATTCCACTGCGACTGCCTACCCTTGCGTTTGTACAGCATAGATGCATCATCTCCTGCGTTTGGCATGTGAGTCTCGTTAATACATGAACTTACTGCTTTATGGGATGAAGTCTGCGACTTTAAGGCATGAGTGTCTGACAAATTCCGTAACATGTCTGATATGTCTGAGAGTGCACTCTCATGCACTGGGCTGACTGGAGTGCACTTTATTGTATCAGTTAAATCAGTCTTGGTCATAGCAGGAAGAGAGTTTAACACTTTCCCTGGGAGAGAAGCAGTAACTAAACACTGGTTCCTTTTGCCTTTGGATAAATCTATAGGTTGGTCTTTGTCAATCTGGCAGATTTCTGGATGTAATGGCTCTGGTTTTGAGGTGGATATCGGAGCTGAAGCTACCGCAGCCCTTTCTGCCATGCTGTTGCTCATCTTTAGAAGCATATTCATGGGATCCTTAACTGGCTTCACAGGATTGGCTGCTTTACCTAAATGAAGATTCATGACTGACTGAAGGGCATTTAAAGGACTAACAAATGGTTGTTTTGGCTCTGGGTGAACAGTTATTACGGCGCTGTCGTCACAAAAAGCTAAAGACTCGTTACATTTTTTTGATTCCCTCTCACTTGTATTATTCTCAGAGACAGTAATCTTGTTACCTTTGATCTTTACTGTGTCATGTTGCTCTGCTGATTTCCTGTCTGCGCTTATAGTTGAGGTGGTAATAAAATGCCTTGCTAAGGAAACTTGTTCATCTTTATCCTTTCTTGTTTCCTCAGCAATGTTCTGTGTTACTTTCTTCACCAATTCCTCCATAGCATGCAGGTTTACTTTGGGTGAAGGAGCTCTACGTTGAGGGCTGGAAGAGAGTTCACCTTTGTCGGTGCATGGAACTTCCACACTGTTCACCAGTTGTTGTATGGAGGAGTTGTAGAGAGAAGGCTTCATGTTATTCTGGAACTGATAAGCAGCATGAATGCTCTGATATCCTCCCCAGCTGGGAGTGCCCTTCTGTGCTTTGTTAATGGCAGAAGTAACAGTGCTTTCCAGAGACTTGAGAATATCTAGGTTCATTTTTGGACTTTCCTTCAGGTCCTCCTCAGTAAGATAATCAAATGTTGAAGGAATACTGTACTGATCATCTACATTGTTGTATTTTTCTGGTTCTTCACAATGCATTTCCTTTAGGAAGATGTTTCTTTCAATTTTTGACTTTTTAAGAGGAGGAGTTGCA
The DNA window shown above is from Tachysurus fulvidraco isolate hzauxx_2018 chromosome 13, HZAU_PFXX_2.0, whole genome shotgun sequence and carries:
- the tshz3a gene encoding teashirt homolog 3 isoform X2 → MRAYDSEDLEGPARQNVDFAKEDSTTTTKPLGNNNFRKDYVFQKSEDEHCSTTAEFSETDSELHINEANEPMSDVESSSINNKDKPMKDCLNEGSEKSVCGSDSLEQIKAIYNGFLSNSFWSSPSLNPSQSCTEKRSETSSSSSSPGGNCYDWHQSAVAKTLQQVSEKQHHSQRETNLFSTVQLYRQSARVYGSIFSGASKFHCKSCSASYDTLVDLTVHMNDTGHYRDDNHEKAEKGAKSWSKPRKRSLMEMEGKEDAQKVLRCMYCGHSFESLQDLSVHMIKTKHYQKVPLKEPGTSIAAVKVISSLRKRVPVDIGITKLNATDQKASSGGSTVNVSLPNVSDVNKKDSVMDHKGMSSTAHIKSQILSCIECGQSFESLQQLSAHIMQTGHFIKASQTLQKKDKCFSEQISLPGRSKMKKEKTPIEKQGSPTSSPNGTTKSPHATPPLKKSKIERNIFLKEMHCEEPEKYNNVDDQYSIPSTFDYLTEEDLKESPKMNLDILKSLESTVTSAINKAQKGTPSWGGYQSIHAAYQFQNNMKPSLYNSSIQQLVNSVEVPCTDKGELSSSPQRRAPSPKVNLHAMEELVKKVTQNIAEETRKDKDEQVSLARHFITTSTISADRKSAEQHDTVKIKGNKITVSENNTSERESKKCNESLAFCDDSAVITVHPEPKQPFVSPLNALQSVMNLHLGKAANPVKPVKDPMNMLLKMSNSMAERAAVASAPISTSKPEPLHPEICQIDKDQPIDLSKGKRNQCLVTASLPGKVLNSLPAMTKTDLTDTIKCTPVSPVHESALSDISDMLRNLSDTHALKSQTSSHKAVSSCINETHMPNAGDDASMLYKRKGRQSQWNPQHLLILQAQFSSCLRKTTDGKYIISDLSPQERMVISHVTGLSMTTISHWLANVKYQLRRTGRTKFLKNVDSGHPVFFCSECATQIQTRSTYISHLESHLGFRLQDLAKLSCKNPNKTIAKHSKNILDQTVLSFL
- the tshz3a gene encoding teashirt homolog 3 isoform X1 translates to MARRKQRAPKRAPAYDSEDLEGPARQNVDFAKEDSTTTTKPLGNNNFRKDYVFQKSEDEHCSTTAEFSETDSELHINEANEPMSDVESSSINNKDKPMKDCLNEGSEKSVCGSDSLEQIKAIYNGFLSNSFWSSPSLNPSQSCTEKRSETSSSSSSPGGNCYDWHQSAVAKTLQQVSEKQHHSQRETNLFSTVQLYRQSARVYGSIFSGASKFHCKSCSASYDTLVDLTVHMNDTGHYRDDNHEKAEKGAKSWSKPRKRSLMEMEGKEDAQKVLRCMYCGHSFESLQDLSVHMIKTKHYQKVPLKEPGTSIAAVKVISSLRKRVPVDIGITKLNATDQKASSGGSTVNVSLPNVSDVNKKDSVMDHKGMSSTAHIKSQILSCIECGQSFESLQQLSAHIMQTGHFIKASQTLQKKDKCFSEQISLPGRSKMKKEKTPIEKQGSPTSSPNGTTKSPHATPPLKKSKIERNIFLKEMHCEEPEKYNNVDDQYSIPSTFDYLTEEDLKESPKMNLDILKSLESTVTSAINKAQKGTPSWGGYQSIHAAYQFQNNMKPSLYNSSIQQLVNSVEVPCTDKGELSSSPQRRAPSPKVNLHAMEELVKKVTQNIAEETRKDKDEQVSLARHFITTSTISADRKSAEQHDTVKIKGNKITVSENNTSERESKKCNESLAFCDDSAVITVHPEPKQPFVSPLNALQSVMNLHLGKAANPVKPVKDPMNMLLKMSNSMAERAAVASAPISTSKPEPLHPEICQIDKDQPIDLSKGKRNQCLVTASLPGKVLNSLPAMTKTDLTDTIKCTPVSPVHESALSDISDMLRNLSDTHALKSQTSSHKAVSSCINETHMPNAGDDASMLYKRKGRQSQWNPQHLLILQAQFSSCLRKTTDGKYIISDLSPQERMVISHVTGLSMTTISHWLANVKYQLRRTGRTKFLKNVDSGHPVFFCSECATQIQTRSTYISHLESHLGFRLQDLAKLSCKNPNKTIAKHSKNILDQTVLSFL